The window GTAGAgtcctgggtgggcctgggacGTGAGATCCCAGCCGCTGGTTTGCGTCTCCTTGCGTCGAGATGGGGGTGCagatttctctcctctctcttccaaTATCCGACTCGGCCTACCTCGCCCATCCGGGTCTAGGATCGGGAGAACCCCCTGGAGCTGCGTCTGTCAAGCTCGGGACCCGCGGAGCTGAGCGCCGGGGAGGACGAAGAAGAGGAGTCTGAACCCGTGTCCAAGCCACTGCTGCGTTTCAGCGCCCGCAGGAGCTCCAGTAAGGGGCAGGTCGGGGTTGGGGGCGGGACCTGGGGGCAGTCTCCGGGTTCCTCCTCCCCGCGGCTGCGCTTTAGCTCTGATTCCACCTGCCTCCTACAGGTCGCTGTCCAGAAGGAACTGAGCAGAACCGCGTGCGGAACAAGCTGAAGCGGCTTATCGCGAAGAGACCACCCTTGCAAAGCCTGCAGGAGCGGGGTCTGCTCCGAGGTGAGGTGGGCTGGGCCTGCTGGCACCTTTCTCCTTCATGTGTGCTGTAGTGGTTTTAAGTTCCTGATCTGGGCATCAGCCCATTTCACGGATGAGACAACTTCAGCAAAGCTCAGCGTGGAGCTTCTCAGAACTATAATTATAATAGATCAGAGGTCTCCTGAGACCACTGCTTTTCCCACTACTGCTGATtattggggggtgagggggttgcTCCTCCTTGCCCAGGCTTGGAACAGGCAGCCAGGAAGGCCATCCCAACTTTGGGGTGAATGCCTGTGCTGAGAAGAGCTTCAATGGGCGATGCTGACACTGGCTTCCCACCTTCACTCTGTGCCCCCCCAGACCAGGTGTTTGGCTGCCAGTTGGAATCACTGTGCCAGCGGGAAGGGGACACCGTGCCCAGCTTTGTGCGGCTCTGCGTTGCTGCTGTGGATAAGAGAGGTCATTTACCCAAACAACCCTGAATCCCCCCTTCCAACAGAGGAAGGCCTAGAATTCCCCACCTCACTCATCCTAGTCTTCCTTCTGGCCTTTTTCTCTCCACCCTCAGATCCCTCACCAGACCTCACTACTACACATGTTAGAGCAGGAATCCTTATCTGTTCCTTGCCTCATCTCCTAGGTCTAGATGTAGATGGCATTTACCGGGTGAGCGGGAACTTGGCAGTGGTCCAGAAACTTCGCTTCCTTGTGGACAGAGGTGAGAAGGCCTGTGGGCAGATGGGGGTACTAAGAACTTCATGCCTCAGAACCACAGGCAGTTCTGAGTGAGGGATCTGGCGGACAAGGGAGGTGGTCTGGCTGGAATTGCGTCTTAGTTCTTGATCTCTTCTCACACATGTTACAGAGCGGGCGGTCACCTCCGATGGGAGGTACGTGTTCCCTGAACAACCAGGACAAGGTACTTACATGGAGGCCTCTTAGACCCTTAAAAGTTCCCCACATCCTCTGTGCTCCCCATGTGTTCCCCCATGTCCTGCTGTCTTGCCTCGCTGTAGATCCCCTAGGCATTCTTGTGGTCTGCCTTAGCTGGATCTTCTCCCAAACTCCTGACCTCTCAGCCTCCGGGTCCATCTGGCCCTTCTTGAGCCCTGAACCCCTCTGTACCTCCTTCTTCCAGAAGGCCGCTTAGATTTGGACAGTGCTGAGTGGGATGACATTCATGTGGTCACTGGAGCCCTGAAGCTTTTTCTCAGGGAGCTACCCCAGCCTCTGGTACCCTCACTGCTGCTGCCCCATTTTCGTGCTGCCCTTGGTAAGGGATGGGAGCTTTGGGCAATACCCTTGATACTGGGGCGGGGGGGAGCCATGAAGGGTAAAGACTAGAGTAGAGGTTCCCTTATACTCTTCCATCTCATCGTGagcacagaaatggaaaatagtttTCAACACATGTTCCAACTCCAGTATTCTTGTGTGTGAATGTTTAGAGGGCTGAATTGGAAAGCATTACTAAGGCTGCAGTTGAGCTCAGTGGAAAAGAAAGCTGTGATAGATAAACGATGTCTTCCATGGGCCTGGGAAAGAGTAGTAAGTTACCCACCCTACCCTGATGGCTTCCCTAATCTCaccccttttcctttcccattacTCTTTCTCTCTAGCACTCTCCGAATCAGAGCAGTGCCGCTCTCAAATACGAGAATTAATAGTCTCAATGCCAAAGCCCAACCATGACACTCTGAGGTACCTCCTGGAGCATTTATGCAGGTCAGAAAGACTGAACATCTTTGTTCATGTGGGAAGAGGGGGGGTGGGGCATGCAGCAGGGACTCTGTTCAGATGGGGGGAAGGTAGGGAAACACCTAAATTTAGAGCATATCAAGGAAACAGGCAACCTCTGTGCAGGGGACGTGTTATGAAAGTCAAAGCCTTTTGATTGGTCAACATCAAATGGGTAAATGGGGACCAAGAGAAGCCCAGGAATGCTGTTTGAGAAATAAGGGAAATCTAagctctcccttccctctgcctctttgTCTCCTATTGGGACAGTGGTGATGGCTTATCAGTGGAGCTGGGCCTGGGCAGTGACTTCTGAGAGAGGATAGCCATTTAAATTTAAGCCTTCCAAATTGTGGGCAGTCACTGAAGCTGAGAAGAGGTGATTGTATCCTAGGTTGTATCTTCAAGTTGTATCCTGAAGGTTTCTTCACTGGTCCCATCTCCATCCCCCTGAGACTCTCCTTGGTTTTCTTTGGCCATCACATGGAGGGATCCCAGAGAGAACTCTTCCCTGATCAAACCTTTGAAGGGCTAGATTTATTCGAAGTAGCAAAGCTGCTGCCTTAGAGTCCCTTTTCTTGGCCTTTGCCCGCAGGGTGATAGCACATTCAGAAAAGAACCGCATGACCCCCCACAACCTGGGAATTGTGTTTGGACCAACCCTGTTTCGGCCTGAGCAGGAGACATCTGACCCAGCAGCCCATGCACTCTACCCTGGGCAGCTAGTCCAGTTGATGCTCACTGACTTCACCAGCCTCTTCTGACGGggcaaggaggaagagaaaatgtatttCCAGTGGTCTCTGTTGGGTACCCTTTGGTAATGTGGTGTTGGGGGTTCGGATGTTCTGAGGATATCCCTTTAAACCATGTCTCTTAAATCCTGTGTCTCCCCAATGACTGTCTCCATCTTTGTGAGTCTGACCTGAGAGGTTGGGATGTGATGAGAGCTTCTCGAAAGAGAAAAGTGCTTGTCTTGTACCCTGTCATCACCCCTCCCCAAGATAACAGCACATAACGCAGGGCTCTTTCTGATGCAGTTCCTTTATTCACAAGAAACAGTGTCGTTATCAAATTCTTCCCCCAAACATATACAGATTGTATACAGCTCCCAGCCCGTACCTCCTACCCTGGGCATCCCAGGGGGCTATGGCTCCTCTTCCTGACTTCTCTGGACGGACGCCCCTTAGGAAATGTGGATCTGTGATGAGTAGGATTCCCCACTTTAGGCACTAGAGTTGAGGAATTGTGTCTCCCCAGGCAGGGATTCCAATAAGACACTCATGTTACCCACAGCCATGTTGGGGGGTCCAGAGGGAGGTGAGGTGTGTTCAGAGCTGTCCCCCTGGTcatgggaagggggagggctcagcccCTGGGCTTCATCCAGAATAGCTACAAAGTCCAGCTGAGTGTTGTCAAGATCAAGAGAGTCCAGGGGGTTACACACCTGCCCTTCAGGAGGAGGGTACAAGGTAGGACCCCCTCCCAACCTGCCCACCTCAGGGTGGCCACAGCTGGGGTTGGTGCCCCCTGCCTTGAGGGGCCCGTAGCAAGTGGGCAGTGGGGGCAGAAGTCGGGGGGGTGCTGCTGCCCTATGCGAAGCCTTGTTTGTCCCCACAGCAAAATTTTCATGGCATGGCGAAGGAGTGGGATAGGAGCCTGACTTGTGGTTGGGCACGTTGGGTGCAAAGCCAACTCCATATGTGGCCACTGGGGCCTTGGCAGGGCTTGGGATAACCTGGGAACCCCCGAGAAACTTGGGACTCTGATAGAGAGCTTCCTGGACTGGGGgatctcccctgcccccaccctcccacagcAGCTCCTGTTGAGACTGAACATAATTACACACGAGCTGAGCCTTGAGCTGTCCTGCGGAGTGAGTGGGGGAATCAAAATCCAGGCCAGGCCTGGATTCGGAAGGAATATAATCAGGGGTTGGCTGGGTATAGGGTCCTGACTGGGGatattggggagggggaggctgggggTAGTGGGAGAACAGAGGCTGTGGGCGTGGAGTTCCCTCATTGGGGTGGGCATTGAGGCAGGGTGCCAGTCCTGTGGAGTCAGAACCcattggacacccctgttctggCTTGACCTGCACATGTCCATAATGTTCAAGACGAGGACACTGGCTGTAGGCTCCAGCTGGAGCCTTGGGGCCTGGGTACAGCCCTGAGTGGGAGGCGAACTCACCCCATGTTTCTGGGGTGGGTTCAGGATAGACCTGCTGAGGACAGGGGTTGTGGCCATAGTTGGTGGGTGGACCAGGTCCAAGAGGCAGGGAGCCTGGACCTCTAGCtccataaggctcagctgctgtACCCTCAGGTCCCCTGTAACCCAGAGTATCAGTAGGTGGGAAGTCCATATAGGGGTTCAGACCACTGCCCATCATGGAGGTCCCAACCTCTGGCTCCTCCCGTAGCCCTCTGGTATCCATGGCGACATTCTCAGTGATGCTGGGGGGCTGTGGTGAGTAGACAGAGGTTGGGAGTTGGGGATCAAAGTTCCGTCCGCCCCCAGCCACAGTGGGGGGCGTGTGGACACAACCCAAGCTCTTGAACCGCTGGACTCTGGCTGGGGCCGGGCGGTCAGCAGCCCGGGCTGGGTCACTGGCCCTCCGAGTAACCCCAACATTGGGGTTATATCCTGGATACTCAGCTCGGCTTCTCCAGGGTGGTCCAGGAAGACCCCCAATACAATCCAGGCTGGGTGCTGCAGTGGGTGGGGTACCACTTCCCCTGGCTGAAGCATATTTTGCCCGGAGCAGGTAGTGCTGGGTAGGCGTGAGGCCAGGCAGAGAAGATGCCCCATTCTCTGGCGGGGAGCCAGGGGGGAAAGGGGAAGCCAGGGAGGAGCGGCGGCTGACAGTGTAGGCCGAGCTGACGctgctggagctgctgctgcGGCGGTCAAGAGAAACTGGAGGGCCCAGACGGCGGGACACAGGTGTGCCTGTAAGTGATAGGAAGGAAAGGCAGGGTGGTCAGGGAGCCCCGAGtttcaccctgcctcccccaTGGGACAGCCTTGTCCTGGAATCCCAGGGAGACTCCTTAACTCTAATCATTCAGTTCTGtctttttctcccattccctTTCTACTTCTGTGTCACCAGGGATTCAGGGCTGCTGTGAACAGTTGTACAAGTTGTACACTGCACAATCTGAGGGGACAGCATTCACTTCACAGACTTTGTATCACAACAATTTTCTGGTGGATGGAAGGAAAGTGTCTTAAGGAAGGCGGACATATTCTAGTGTACAAAGGTGCTATATTACAGCTCTGAAGGGTTAAGTCCTGAGGTTGGACCAACCTCAGGAAAGGTCCAGATCTCAGCCCAGCAACCACCCACCACACTCAGGTCTCACCGGTGTGGGTCAAGCTGGGGAGTTTGAGGCCCCGGGGCCCTATTGGCCGGAGTTGATGTAGCTGGTCCAGCCTGAGGTTCTCAAGGCGGCGAAGAGTGGACAGACCAGTGCCAGCAATGCAAGGCCCCTCATCCAAGCTGGACAGGTCCTCAGTGCTGCCCCCTGTATTTCCAGTCATTTCCACACCGCTGTCTGTATTTGCTGCGCTGCCTGCTGGGGAATGGTCACTGCTGCAGGACGACTGAGCCCCAGGGCTTGGCTGTGGCTTCTGTGGGGAAGATGAGGGCTGAGGGGGGCACCCTTCCCCCTTTCCCACAGCTCCCTGAACTTGCTGTTTCAGTGACTGCCAGGATTGAGGTCAGGCTTACAGGTAATAGAGAGGGTTGAGCAGGTGAGGGACAGGGCAAACTGGAAGAGAGACATTGATGAGAAAAGCCTGGGCTGGAGCACAGACCGCCTGGGCTCAAATTTATCCTCTTAGTTCTATGACCTTGAGCAATTTCCCGATGCTTGAGTTTCCTCATCCAAAAAAGGGGACAAGTAGTTCCTTTCTCATGAAGTTGTTGTGAGGAGTACATGAAATTACACATGTAAAAGGCTTAGAACAATACAAAAGTCCTATATAAGAATTTGCTGAACCAATTAAGTAATTACACTAAAATCCCTAGACCTGGGGTAGTGCAAGGAACGACAGTGAGACAACTGGAGGACTGGCCATAGAAGAGTGATAGGAGGAGATGGATGAGTTGAGAAGGGACTAGAAAGGTATCAGCAGGGCAGTCGGGTAAGGAGACAGAGGGTTGCCTGGGTTGTCTCACCATGGCACCCTCTGGCACAGTCAGTCTGCTCTCCTCCCTGACGGGGCCTCCATCCCGCTCCCTCTTGGGCTCCACTGTGGAAAGAGATGGTGCCCGAGGCAGGGGGCCATCCCCTCGGTGCCGCTTGGTCACATGGGCGTCAGGCCCATGCACTGTCTTGACATGTTTCCGGAGCGAGCTGGGATCGGTGTAGCGTTTGGTGCAGCCAGGGAGCTTACACACATACGGCTTCTGTTGAGTAGAGAGTGAAGACAGCAGGCAAAGGGGTGAAAGCAGAAGAATGAAGAAGGAATGGGAAAAAGGGGCATCAAGTGAGGATGGGGGGGCATGAGGGGGGAACACACAGCACCCAAGGAAGTAAGGAGAGTTGGGCCCTTGGAGTAAAACATGAGAGGATCAAGAGGAAGATTAGAAAAACTGACGCCCAGGCCTAGGAAAGATGACGGTGAACCCAAGTCTATGAGGCCTCATAAATTCAGGGGTTGAAGAAGCCAGGGGTCTCCTCAAATTAGAATTTTAGGGTCTGTTTTATGTTAGCCGTTTGGCTGGTTAGAGGTAGGGGGTGGGATGGTAAGTAGACATTTTTAGTTTCAGAAAGGCCTTCTCCAGGTGAATTATATGGGTGGGGGGAACTCACCTCTGTGGAGTGGGTGCTGGGCTAAGGGATTTCTTATGGGGGAATCTCCCCAGTAGGTGGCTTCTCAAGTGGGGAGGGTTTCTTAGGGGGGCATTCACCTCATTGGAGTGAGTCCGATTCTGGTGCTTGGCTCGGTCACTGGCATTGCTGAAGGCTTTACTGCAGCCCTCGTGCTCACACATGTATGGCTTCTCACCCGTGTGTGACCGCAGGTGCGTCTTCAGATTTTCGAGGCGTGAGTATGACTTCCGGCACCCCTCAAACTGAGGGATATGGGGGTCAAAGAATAGCTCTCAGACAGAAGGACATGGAATTAGAGGAACCCTAAATCTCAAAGGGGACATACATCAAAAGAATATAACTCAAGATGGGAGAGCACTGGGGCTTCAGGAGAATTCCCATGATTAGGGGAGAAGGGCAGGCAAAAGCTGGGGAAACAGAAGTAGCTGGAGACACTCTGCCTGCAGGAACATGGAGCTGAGGCCGTGAGCATCTCCCAGTCAAGCCAGGGCGGGTCTCCCCACTTGGGGATCTCAGACTGTCTTAGGATGGGGCCGTCGGGGAGTGTCTTCTGTTCTCAGAGCAGGGCTTCTCCATTAGGCAGAGCAGTAGGCACCACGCCTCGGGCTCAGAGTACTTTCAGGGACCCacaaaaatgtcttaatttcttttaaaagcaagGGAAAAGTTAGCTTTTAGATCCAAGAAAGTGTCCTAATAGATCAATGTTTATCTGCATTCCAATAgtcataaaatacaaatttttaaaatatttgtttatggaGGAAGGGGCCTACAAAGGCATAAGGGCCTAGGGCCCATGAAAGTCATAATGGGGCCCTGCTTTGGTGGGGATCCCCAATTTAGAGAGGGACCCTGAGCTTGGGAAGTGGGTACCTCACCGTGCACTTGTGTGGCTTCTCGCCCGTATGTCTGCGCATGTGGACCACCAGCATGTATTGGGCTTTGAAGGGCCTCAGCTCCCTGGAGCAGCCCCCCCAATGGCACACAAACTCCTTCCGCTCCCCATGGATGTGTTCGCTGTTGATATGCTGAGAGAGAAGATGCAGAGGCTTTCCGAGGTTCCCCTATGCTCCAAGACCCAAAACAGACCTTCCCTTtgacctccccaccccaccatatTCCTCCAGGCCTCCACCTCATAGGGGAAAATGGGGCAGGAAGAACATCATAGCCCACATCTCAGTTCTTCCAAGTTTGTAAAACAAAGCTACAGCTCCTGAGCTTATGACTGTCCAATAGGGCACTCAACCTGATTCCACAGTGTCCCACCCAGAATGTCCTACAGGCTCTAGTCAGCATTCCTGTTACCCCCTGGGGCTCACATGCACCAGCTGCTCCTGGGAATCAAACTCCTGGCTGCAGCCATCCCAGCGGCAGTCAGTCTCATACACAGATTCGGGTTCAggcttttcctctctctccaggTCTTCCCGCCCATCCAGCATCCCCAGCAGGGCATCCTAGGGCAGGAGAGGCAATCCTACGGTCACTTAGGTGACAGTTTTTGTTTCACTCAGGTTCCAGAGATAAAAATCTTCCCCACCCTTACCTGTGTGCCTGTGGAGTTGGGGCTGGACATGTCACCTTCCAAGGGCTCTTCTGGGCACTTGCTAACCAGCATGTCCAGCTCAGACTTCAGCTTCCCCAAGGGAAGAGGTGAGGGTGATGAAGGTAGAAGTgggcagaaggaagaaggagcCCAGCCAggtcttcctgcccccacccaagcAGCTGGAACCCCTGGGTTTGGGAGAGACTTTCTCCTCAGACTGCACTGATGAACGGGATGGGCTAAAGGTGGGATCTCATTTGGAAGAGTCTGATTCAACCCCCAGAGTGAACCCCAGCCCCTGTGCCCCTTTATTTTTCTGGTACTGAAAACTTTTATATTCCCTGTCCTTCCTTCATCTTCCCCTTGAAcgtcctctcccctcccccctcagcTGGGAAATCAGGTGGCAATATGAGGGCTCTCACCTGGCAAGTTGGGAGGGGTCCCCGGGCCTGAGGATGTGTCATCATCCCTCCCTGGGTGGGGTCATGGGGACCACAGGGCTGGACCCCGAAAGAAGGCGAAGTCCCTTTTTGGTGATTCATCTGGTGTGGGAATCCCAGAGCtgggctgaggaggaggaggaggaagatgggaaGCAGTTACTTAGGACTATCACGTCAAAAAGTCTCAGGAATTCTGGGGCCACGTGGAGGGCATGTGGAAAATGGTATGGGACATGGCTGAGGCAGTCCTGGGGCAGTACTGAGAAGGGCTCCGACActtgaaatgaaagaattcaaGTAGGGTGAAATGTTCTGGAGGGCTTGAGGCTTTTAATAGGGTTTGGTAGGAGCTTTGGGGCTCTCTTAGCCTGAGGCTGCTTGCACCTCACGGTGCTGATGGAGAGGTGACCATAGGAGCCCCCCGGAGAGGCACAGCGTGAGTTGATGAAGGCCACGAGGGAGCTGGGTGAGGTGCGGATAACTGTCTGCAGGTCCAGGCTGGCATCTGACAGAGGTGAGATGGAGAGTGCCCGCTTCTTGGTCAACTTGACTGCACTCcggggaggaggaaagagtggGGCTGGGCAGGAAACTGGGGAGATAAATATGGTAAAGGGCATGTCTCTCCATGCACCCAACCGGGAGTTCTGACCCTCAGCAAAAAAATGACTCTATCTTGCCCTACTGACCCCATCTGTGACCTCTTGATCATGCTTTGACCCCTCACTCCCATCTCCAAGCATTTCTTCTTCCCAGTTCGATCCCCTGCCCTCCCACTTTCTCCCTCAGAACAAGTCCCAGAGGGGCAGAAAGTGAAGAGATGTTTCCTGAGGCCTCACCCTCGGTGCAGCTGTTGGTCTCTCTGGTTGGCCCATAACTGTGGGGGCCAGACATGAGGTTGGCCTGGTGGCAGAAGGGCAGACCGGACAGTCCTAGAAAAGAGAGACAGCTGGGATGGGGGGTGAGAATGGAGGACACACAAACCTTCACCCTGAAACCCCAGGCAAGGCCTGGTCCCATATTCTAAGCCCACATGACATCGGGCCTCAAATCTTGTAGATGGGAAACGGGCATAGGATAGGAGATAGAAGAGGGATTCCTCGGGCAGGGTGAGAGATCTGCCAGTCCTCAAGGCCCGGGAATTGGTATATGCACTAACCTTCTGTCCCCATGCTGGAGGGCCCCTGACTTGGGAGGGGACGGAGACAGCAGGGCTCGCCATAGCTACTGACTGGTGGTGGGGTCATCGGGTTGAACATGGTGTCTCAGAAGAGTGTAGAGACActgcaggagggggagggagatcTGCAAGTTATAAAAGTGGGAGGGAAATAGGGAAGGTCAGATAACTAATTCAGGCACAGAACAGTGGGAAGAGGTTCCCCTGTGCCCCCAGCCTCTCCAAGACATCTACCATTGGACATCAGGTTGAAATGAGCATCATTCAGCCAGAGTGAGGATAAAGAGAGAAGTCTCAAAGAGGCAGGGGCAGTCTTGGCGATTTTTGTGGGAACTGGGTAGGAGCTTTCCCTGTGTGTGTAGTGGGGTGTTGTGGAGTAATTGTGCCTATATGAGCTTCAAGTGACTTTAATACCATACAACCTCTATTTCTTCTTGCTCTGACCATGGGCCAGTTTTGAGGAGTGGGATGGGACTC of the Rhinolophus sinicus isolate RSC01 linkage group LG02, ASM3656204v1, whole genome shotgun sequence genome contains:
- the GLI1 gene encoding zinc finger protein GLI1 isoform X1, which encodes MFNPMTPPPVSSYGEPCCLRPLPSQGPSSMGTEGLSGLPFCHQANLMSGPHSYGPTRETNSCTEVSCPAPLFPPPRSAVKLTKKRALSISPLSDASLDLQTVIRTSPSSLVAFINSRCASPGGSYGHLSISTVSPALGFPHQMNHQKGTSPSFGVQPCGPHDPTQGGMMTHPQARGPLPTCQLKSELDMLVSKCPEEPLEGDMSSPNSTGTQDALLGMLDGREDLEREEKPEPESVYETDCRWDGCSQEFDSQEQLVHHINSEHIHGERKEFVCHWGGCSRELRPFKAQYMLVVHMRRHTGEKPHKCTFEGCRKSYSRLENLKTHLRSHTGEKPYMCEHEGCSKAFSNASDRAKHQNRTHSNEKPYVCKLPGCTKRYTDPSSLRKHVKTVHGPDAHVTKRHRGDGPLPRAPSLSTVEPKRERDGGPVREESRLTVPEGAMKPQPSPGAQSSCSSDHSPAGSAANTDSGVEMTGNTGGSTEDLSSLDEGPCIAGTGLSTLRRLENLRLDQLHQLRPIGPRGLKLPSLTHTGTPVSRRLGPPVSLDRRSSSSSSVSSAYTVSRRSSLASPFPPGSPPENGASSLPGLTPTQHYLLRAKYASARGSGTPPTAAPSLDCIGGLPGPPWRSRAEYPGYNPNVGVTRRASDPARAADRPAPARVQRFKSLGCVHTPPTVAGGGRNFDPQLPTSVYSPQPPSITENVAMDTRGLREEPEVGTSMMGSGLNPYMDFPPTDTLGYRGPEGTAAEPYGARGPGSLPLGPGPPTNYGHNPCPQQVYPEPTPETWGEFASHSGLYPGPKAPAGAYSQCPRLEHYGHVQVKPEQGCPMGSDSTGLAPCLNAHPNEGTPRPQPLFSHYPQPPPPQYPQSGPYTQPTPDYIPSESRPGLDFDSPTHSAGQLKAQLVCNYVQSQQELLWEGGGRGDPPVQEALYQSPKFLGGSQVIPSPAKAPVATYGVGFAPNVPNHKSGSYPTPSPCHENFAVGTNKASHRAAAPPRLLPPLPTCYGPLKAGGTNPSCGHPEVGRLGGGPTLYPPPEGQVCNPLDSLDLDNTQLDFVAILDEAQGLSPPPSHDQGDSSEHTSPPSGPPNMAVGNMSVLLESLPGETQFLNSSA
- the GLI1 gene encoding zinc finger protein GLI1 isoform X2, with the translated sequence MSGPHSYGPTRETNSCTEVSCPAPLFPPPRSAVKLTKKRALSISPLSDASLDLQTVIRTSPSSLVAFINSRCASPGGSYGHLSISTVSPALGFPHQMNHQKGTSPSFGVQPCGPHDPTQGGMMTHPQARGPLPTCQLKSELDMLVSKCPEEPLEGDMSSPNSTGTQDALLGMLDGREDLEREEKPEPESVYETDCRWDGCSQEFDSQEQLVHHINSEHIHGERKEFVCHWGGCSRELRPFKAQYMLVVHMRRHTGEKPHKCTFEGCRKSYSRLENLKTHLRSHTGEKPYMCEHEGCSKAFSNASDRAKHQNRTHSNEKPYVCKLPGCTKRYTDPSSLRKHVKTVHGPDAHVTKRHRGDGPLPRAPSLSTVEPKRERDGGPVREESRLTVPEGAMKPQPSPGAQSSCSSDHSPAGSAANTDSGVEMTGNTGGSTEDLSSLDEGPCIAGTGLSTLRRLENLRLDQLHQLRPIGPRGLKLPSLTHTGTPVSRRLGPPVSLDRRSSSSSSVSSAYTVSRRSSLASPFPPGSPPENGASSLPGLTPTQHYLLRAKYASARGSGTPPTAAPSLDCIGGLPGPPWRSRAEYPGYNPNVGVTRRASDPARAADRPAPARVQRFKSLGCVHTPPTVAGGGRNFDPQLPTSVYSPQPPSITENVAMDTRGLREEPEVGTSMMGSGLNPYMDFPPTDTLGYRGPEGTAAEPYGARGPGSLPLGPGPPTNYGHNPCPQQVYPEPTPETWGEFASHSGLYPGPKAPAGAYSQCPRLEHYGHVQVKPEQGCPMGSDSTGLAPCLNAHPNEGTPRPQPLFSHYPQPPPPQYPQSGPYTQPTPDYIPSESRPGLDFDSPTHSAGQLKAQLVCNYVQSQQELLWEGGGRGDPPVQEALYQSPKFLGGSQVIPSPAKAPVATYGVGFAPNVPNHKSGSYPTPSPCHENFAVGTNKASHRAAAPPRLLPPLPTCYGPLKAGGTNPSCGHPEVGRLGGGPTLYPPPEGQVCNPLDSLDLDNTQLDFVAILDEAQGLSPPPSHDQGDSSEHTSPPSGPPNMAVGNMSVLLESLPGETQFLNSSA
- the ARHGAP9 gene encoding rho GTPase-activating protein 9 isoform X2 gives rise to the protein MSETPVYCNLVDLRRCPRSPPPSPACPPLQRLDAWEQHLDPNSGRCFYINPLTGCKSWKPPRRSRTRETNPGSMEGTQTLNRDNGVLQSQAEGSESDTGTPELLDPQGSPYLCQRTSQLNPSDQPSAWQTPRPLPHVLDDPHEVEKSGPLNVTKIAQGGRKLRKNWGPSWVVLAGNSLVFYREPPPTAPSSAWGPAGSRPESSVDLRGAALAHGRHLSSRRNVLHIRTVPGHEFLLQSDHETELRAWHHALREVIERLDRENPLELRLSSSGPAELSAGEDEEEESEPVSKPLLRFSARRSSSRCPEGTEQNRVRNKLKRLIAKRPPLQSLQERGLLRDQVFGCQLESLCQREGDTVPSFVRLCVAAVDKRGLDVDGIYRVSGNLAVVQKLRFLVDRERAVTSDGRYVFPEQPGQEGRLDLDSAEWDDIHVVTGALKLFLRELPQPLVPSLLLPHFRAALALSESEQCRSQIRELIVSMPKPNHDTLRYLLEHLCRVIAHSEKNRMTPHNLGIVFGPTLFRPEQETSDPAAHALYPGQLVQLMLTDFTSLF
- the ARHGAP9 gene encoding rho GTPase-activating protein 9 isoform X3; amino-acid sequence: MEGTQTLNRDNGVLQSQAEGSESDTGTPELLDPQGSPYLCQRTSQLNPSDQPSAWQTPRPLPHVLDDPHEVEKSGPLNVTKIAQGGRKLRKNWGPSWVVLAGNSLVFYREPPPTAPSSAWGPAGSRPESSVDLRGAALAHGRHLSSRRNVLHIRTVPGHEFLLQSDHETELRAWHHALREVIERLDRENPLELRLSSSGPAELSAGEDEEEESEPVSKPLLRFSARRSSSRCPEGTEQNRVRNKLKRLIAKRPPLQSLQERGLLRDQVFGCQLESLCQREGDTVPSFVRLCVAAVDKRGLDVDGIYRVSGNLAVVQKLRFLVDRERAVTSDGRYVFPEQPGQEGRLDLDSAEWDDIHVVTGALKLFLRELPQPLVPSLLLPHFRAALALSESEQCRSQIRELIVSMPKPNHDTLRYLLEHLCRVIAHSEKNRMTPHNLGIVFGPTLFRPEQETSDPAAHALYPGQLVQLMLTDFTSLF